From a single Lentisphaera profundi genomic region:
- a CDS encoding protein kinase domain-containing protein: MKNDFMHYSKIIPPTVNLEAMMSNRKYKFSAIFDEAIVVNSESSLATSPLLEELEKSTDRYTDLEFYKCGGSKIIYQAKDQRTGRLVALARLPDEAGMSDIDAFLREARINAQLQHPNIVPIYDIGLIKQAPYFCMKFIDGESLEEILQKQKAEPSSFSSTTFLDIFLKLCDAIAYAHTQGVLHLDLKPDNIQINNFGDVLVCDWGLARILDEHENINDDFGSLDNYSLSKVDLNHKTLNGFIKGTPGYMAPEQTGRYKAHKGITTDTYGLGCLLYSLLCYEKPFSGNLEQILEKTARGTFPPPSQIKPKLPARLETICLKAMSLDPSDRYQTVQELHEDILAYRNGYATSAEDASFIKLLGLFIQRNKILASVVFFSSLTMVILTLGFIRGLEESRQQALLAQSIAEKAEAEAIDLNLQYLHEKKVNDQRGKVLSTQFFNKYVKAYSVYNIPDSLDYLNSAVKLDPTNKLAWLNKARCHCINYEFDKSLQAYEKAKSTDSLYDIALKYVNDPRIIDAQFKVEVIVETMKKHGPNRPSSDFVHHQVYSNLPLDERLIFVREVLKLFNPPQKLLNFSFEEVSQHLDISGNKQLNWAYALQNFPAKSINMSHTNVHSFQNIMTIPVQELNVSFTAMQNFNDLTVENLRSLNISHTNIKDLKPLSASPLQILDISFCPITSLLPIKNMKFLRNLTIHKNQFSAVQLALIPAHVGITIVK; the protein is encoded by the coding sequence TTGAAAAATGATTTCATGCACTATAGTAAAATCATTCCCCCCACCGTAAATCTAGAGGCCATGATGAGCAATCGAAAATATAAATTCTCCGCCATTTTTGACGAGGCCATTGTCGTAAATAGTGAATCATCACTTGCTACGAGCCCTTTATTAGAAGAATTAGAAAAATCAACCGATCGCTATACTGACCTCGAGTTTTATAAATGCGGTGGAAGCAAAATCATTTATCAAGCTAAAGACCAACGCACGGGTCGACTTGTTGCCCTTGCTCGTTTACCTGATGAAGCTGGAATGAGTGATATCGATGCTTTCTTGCGGGAAGCCCGTATAAACGCTCAACTTCAACACCCTAATATCGTCCCCATTTATGATATAGGTTTAATCAAGCAAGCCCCCTATTTTTGCATGAAGTTCATTGACGGTGAGTCACTAGAAGAGATTCTTCAAAAGCAAAAAGCTGAGCCTAGTTCTTTTTCTTCTACGACCTTTCTGGATATTTTTTTAAAACTTTGTGATGCCATCGCCTATGCCCATACTCAGGGTGTCTTGCATTTGGATTTAAAACCTGACAACATTCAAATCAACAATTTCGGAGACGTGCTTGTCTGTGATTGGGGCTTAGCGCGTATCCTCGATGAGCATGAAAATATTAACGATGATTTTGGGTCTTTGGATAATTACTCCTTGAGTAAAGTTGATCTCAACCATAAAACTCTCAATGGTTTTATCAAAGGAACTCCCGGTTATATGGCACCTGAACAAACGGGTCGCTACAAGGCCCATAAAGGGATTACCACGGATACTTATGGCTTGGGCTGTTTACTTTATTCACTGCTTTGTTATGAAAAGCCTTTCTCGGGAAATCTTGAACAGATTCTGGAAAAAACTGCAAGGGGTACCTTCCCTCCACCTTCACAAATTAAGCCCAAGTTGCCGGCTAGATTAGAAACTATATGCTTAAAGGCAATGAGCCTAGACCCCTCAGATCGCTATCAAACTGTACAGGAATTACATGAAGATATACTCGCATATCGCAATGGTTACGCCACGAGTGCAGAAGATGCCAGCTTCATTAAATTACTTGGTCTTTTTATTCAACGTAATAAAATCCTCGCTAGTGTTGTGTTCTTTTCGAGCTTAACTATGGTGATTTTAACCCTGGGCTTTATCAGAGGACTAGAAGAGTCACGCCAGCAAGCCTTGTTAGCTCAGTCAATTGCCGAAAAAGCAGAGGCTGAGGCGATAGATCTCAATCTACAATATCTTCATGAAAAGAAGGTAAACGATCAACGTGGTAAAGTCCTCTCGACTCAGTTTTTCAATAAGTATGTTAAGGCCTACTCGGTGTATAACATCCCCGACTCACTAGATTACCTTAACTCGGCGGTGAAGCTTGATCCCACTAATAAACTCGCCTGGCTCAATAAAGCACGATGCCACTGTATCAACTATGAGTTTGATAAATCACTACAGGCTTATGAAAAAGCGAAGAGTACTGATTCTCTTTATGATATAGCACTCAAGTATGTCAATGATCCGCGGATCATTGATGCTCAATTTAAAGTAGAAGTGATTGTTGAAACTATGAAGAAACATGGCCCTAATCGTCCTTCAAGTGATTTTGTCCATCATCAAGTATATTCGAATCTACCTTTAGATGAAAGACTTATATTTGTGCGTGAAGTCCTCAAACTCTTCAATCCTCCGCAAAAGCTACTGAACTTCTCTTTTGAGGAAGTCAGTCAGCACCTTGATATATCTGGAAATAAACAACTTAACTGGGCTTACGCACTACAAAATTTCCCCGCCAAAAGTATCAATATGTCTCATACAAATGTGCATAGTTTCCAAAATATTATGACTATCCCAGTACAAGAACTTAATGTCAGCTTTACAGCTATGCAAAACTTCAATGATCTTACGGTAGAAAATTTACGTAGCCTCAATATCTCTCACACTAACATCAAAGATCTTAAGCCTCTAAGCGCATCACCGCTACAGATTCTAGATATTAGTTTTTGCCCCATTACGTCTCTCCTTCCTA
- a CDS encoding type II secretion system protein produces MKKKFTLIEVLVVVAIIGILASLLLPVLGRARKKARQAACLSNQKQMMVGNIMFSEDNNGILPYGPPNRTPHSGDLSAKGNGVLKSAGWIGLGFLIGEGYLSTPEIFYCPSEAVEKINISGQYGYDNIATSSWTATSYFYFANFDHQTGTRWGRTVTASDPANTAIIADHFAYQGGAFNGHNHSGYNVAYLDGSASFYKDSNNALSYMPIHHADFNGMYEIWKRFDR; encoded by the coding sequence ATGAAAAAGAAATTTACTCTAATTGAAGTCTTGGTTGTAGTCGCGATTATAGGTATTTTAGCCAGCCTTTTACTGCCCGTCTTAGGACGAGCACGTAAAAAAGCTCGACAAGCAGCCTGTCTCTCGAACCAAAAGCAAATGATGGTAGGTAATATTATGTTTTCTGAGGATAACAATGGGATCCTGCCTTATGGCCCTCCCAATAGAACTCCGCACAGTGGTGATTTAAGTGCAAAAGGAAACGGTGTTTTGAAATCGGCTGGATGGATTGGCTTAGGGTTTTTAATCGGCGAAGGCTATCTCTCCACGCCAGAAATTTTTTACTGTCCATCAGAAGCTGTAGAAAAAATTAATATAAGTGGTCAATACGGTTATGATAATATTGCTACATCATCTTGGACAGCTACTTCATATTTTTATTTTGCTAACTTTGATCATCAAACAGGTACACGCTGGGGCCGGACAGTAACAGCTAGTGATCCCGCAAATACGGCAATAATTGCAGATCACTTTGCATATCAAGGAGGTGCTTTTAATGGACATAATCACAGCGGTTATAATGTAGCTTATTTAGATGGATCAGCCAGTTTTTATAAAGATTCCAACAATGCCTTGTCCTATATGCCTATTCACCATGCGGATTTCAATGGAATGTATGAAATATGGAAGCGTTTTGATCGTTGA